The sequence AATATGGATTGCAACCGTTGCATGGAATCCCTCCCGCGTTGATTTCACCATACTTTTGGTATTGCCTTTCAAATGCTATACTTAAAACCAACCCGTACCTGAAGAAAATCGCAACTCTTCGGAGGCGAATCACATGATCACATTGAGCGCACAAATCCAATCGATTTTGCCCCGATTTCGACTGGCTGCCATTGTTTACCAAGGGATCACCGTCGCCCCTTCAACCGGACCGTTTCGCGGTCGCTTCCAATTGTTTCAGGAACACCTTCGTATGGAGAACGACACCGACACAATCGGGCAAATTCCCGCCATTCAAGCGATGCGAGAAGCATTTCGACAGGCCGGTACTTCCCCGTCCCGATATCGGCCGTCTGCTGAAGCCCTGCTTCGCCGGGTGTTGAAAGGGGAAAACCTCTACACCGTCAACAGTGCAGTAGATGCCAACAACTTCTTTTCCCTGAAATACCGCCTTCCCTTCGGCATCTATGATTTGTCCGCCATCGACGGTGACATTGTTTGTGACATCGGCGGTGAAAAAGATTCGTATCAGGGATTGAACGGCCGGGAAATCCGAATGGACGGCAAAATCCTGCTCAGGGATGCGCAAGGTGCGTTCGGCAGTCCGTATGTGGACTCTACCCGCACCGGTGTGACGGAGAAGACGCGGGATTGTTTACAAATCATCTTTGCCCATGAGGTGGATGACGATGAGCTCCTGACCATCGCTAAACAGGTTAGTCGTTGGTTTGTCCAACTCAATGGGGGAGATATCGCAGATACATCCGTCATCCGGTGAATAAAATCAGGTTCAAGACGTAACTACCCAGGGTATATTTGGTTATACGACGCGTCCTGTAAGATAGTGGCTCTTTCGCGGCTCATGACCTCGCCTTTTCATTATATATCGAATACGAGAGAGTATCTGATCAATATTGTCGGCAACGTTTTCCCGGCTCCCTCTACTTGAAATGCTGCCTAGGGTTTGTCTGGTGAATACTGTCCACATCACTTTCCGACTCGATCCACCTGCACCCTGCAGGGATGAAGATGATGACCACTCCGACCCGATCAGCGCAAGGACGCGGGCAAAGTTACGCTTCGCTTTGAGGAAATTGCCCGCGATCGCATCCCGAGTCTTCTCTCGCTTGGGAAAACATTGCTCCTTTACGGAATGACCAGACAGGCCTCAGACTATCCCATCCCTCATGAATAAATGATATGATAGACTAATATACTGTCAAATCATCGACGAAAACATTACCCATGATTCATAAAGCCCCCACATGCGCTTAACGCAGTTGTGTTATCGTAGCATCCATAAGGAGATGATGCGTTTGACGCTGGCTTATCGACTTTTGGTATCGGACATCGACGGTACAATCGCCAACAGAGCGAAAGAGATTGCGGATGTCAACCGCCGTGCGGTCTCCCTGTATCGTCAATCTGGCGGACAGTTCACGTTAGCCACCGGACGCAGTTATGCCGAAGCAAAACGATTCATCAATCTGTTAAACCCGGATCTGCCCGTCATTCTGTGTAATGGCGCTGTGCTGTATGACCCGTCTTCTGATCGGTTAACTCCGATTGCCGTATTGCAGCGGGATGTGGCGGCTGACGTGCTGAAGCAACTGACAGGATTACGCCTGAACATCGACATTTTTGTTTACACCTCCGACGCCGTCTACGCCACCCAGGTCGGTCCATTGGCCCAAGCGGGCATGGACAGTGAGGATTTTCATCTGGAGATCATCGAGAGCTTCGACTTGTTGGCGGAGGTACCGTGGATCAAGTTTGTCGTTGTTGCCGATCATGAAGAAATGAAACAACTCCACGCTTGGTCGAAAACGGTCACCCATGATGTGGAGTTTGTCCAATCCTCCGATCATTACTTCGAGGTCCTGCCGCCCAATATTTCCAAAGGAGCGGCCTTGGCACGTATCGCCGAGGAGCGGGGAATCCCGAGCCGTCAAATCGCGACGATCGGCGATCATCTCAATGACCTTTCTATGTTACGAATGGCCGGTTTGTCGGCAGCCGTCGCTAACGCCCATCCCCATGTCCTGCAAACGGCAGATATCGTGGTCCCCAGCAATGACGAAGGGGGCGTGGCCTATCTCATTCACCAGCATTTGTTAAAAGATATGAAGATACAAACACAGGCGGCTCGATAATCATAACAAAACAAGGGGCGATGTTCGCCCCTTATCTTATATCGTAACGCAAATATTCCCCCAAGTTCATTTATCCGCACCAGCATTCCAATTGAGTTCGCTCGATGGAACAAGCTGGATCACATACCACATCAGATACGATTTTATCCTCAGTGCGGGTGTATATTTTCTTTTTCCGGTACCGAATGCTGTTCGGGTTGAAACCACGGTGTGACCTCTTCAAAAAAACGGTCCTGATGCTCGGGTGAGACGGTTCCCAGTGGGATACCGGTGGCTTTTGCCAAGAAAGGATCCAGTGTGCAAAGATCCGACTTCGTGATGTCCGTCAGTGCCGTTTTGCCCAGTGTCATCGCCACTTGCTCCATTTCATGAACACAAGCGTTCAGATACCGAACCAAATTCATGACCGCCTGATCGATGTCCAACCGATCCGTCATTTTGCCGGTGTAGACGATCAGACTGGTGGGCGGCTCAAATGGAACAGCTTTGACCATTTGCTCACTGACCATCGCCATCAGCGCCGCCGTACCGATATACACAGCATCCGCTCCCAAGGCGATCGCTTTGAGCATTTGTCCCGGCGTGACCAGCCCGCCTGTTGCAATCAGATTGATGTCGCGTATCACACCTTTTTTGGCGAAAAACTCCATTGCCCTGGAGATGGCAAAAAGGGTGGGCAATCCGACGTCATCCTGCAAAGTGGGGGAGCCACCGTGCGTACCGCCTTCCGCGCCGTCTAGCGTTACAAAATCCACTTCGGCTTCCACTGCGATTGCCAATTCCTTTTCCAGATGATGCGTCGCAGCGATTTTCAATCCGACCGGGACACCGGTTTCGTCTCGAAGCCGGCGAACCAAGCGGATAAAATCCTCTTTGGATTGAACTCCGGGAAGACGTGAATGAATCCAAGCGTCTTCCCCTTTTTTTAAACCGAAAACTTCTCGGTAGTCCACTCCGATATTCTTGGCGGTCGTCCGTTGTGGAGCCGAACCTTGGGCCCCTTGACCCAATTGAATTTCGATCGCATCCAAACGTCGGTATTTGTCCGGTTCATTCATCCAACCGCCCCGGTTATACTGCCCGATAAAAAGTTGTGCCGCGTCCCTTTCCTCTTCCAACAGACCCGCCTCACCGGAATTGGTCGCTGTCCCGACAGCGGTCGCCGCTCTAGCCAATGCGATTTTGGCACTCTTACTCAATGCTCCACCGAAGGACATCGCGGCTATCATGATCGGAATGGAGATCGTCAACGGTTTTTTGGCACGATGTCCAATGGTGACTGGTGTGTGAATGCCCACATTTTCCGGGGTAGGGAATCGAAACAGATGACACGGGTTGAATAAGATCTTTTCCCACGGCGACATGTGAATCGGACTCCCCAGCGGCCGTGATATGGGAGTTCCCTGGTTCGCCCGCATGGCGATCTCCATCAGGTTGGTCAACCCGACCTTCTGGGTGGTGGGCATCATTTCAAACAGATTTTCCGTGTACTGGTCGCGGATGGCTCTCGTAATCGCTTTGTCCACCGTATCATTGATAGCGGATCGGATCAGATTCTCAATGAATCTTATCATGGTGCGTACGCTCCCCTGGTTCGCCACGCTCGATCGTATTTCGGATGTCCTCGATCTTTTGTGCCATTGATAAACAAATATGCTTAATCGTCCCGAGTTGACGGGCCGCATGTTGTTCCTCCACTGCGATGTCCACCAATTCCCGATGATCAAACTTCGTCAATTTGTTGAAATGATCCCGTTCAATGGACGACAGAGTCCCGGCCATGGTCTCGATCCGATTCAGCTCAGAATGAATATAGGAAAGTGTGTGTTTGAGATCCTGCACGTTCTCCATAGGGTTCATCACTCCAAGATGTTTTTCTTATCTTTCCCCCAATCGGAGTTGTCGCATTCGTGGGGGGCACAATTCGGCGAAAAATATTCAGACATGTGATAGACACTACTTACGCTTTCCTTTTGAATAGAAACTCATGGAAGAAATGCTGAACTTTCCGTTTATGTGGAGGTCACCGAAAACATGTTCAAACTGAAGCGGTTGAAACGGAAAAGAATCTGGTTATTTCTCGCCATCCTTATTTTCATTTATTTGAATAATAGTTCACTGTTTACAAAGGAGGATAGTGGGTAACCATTTCTCCTCGCTCATCGCGGACTTGCTCAAACCTTTGACACGGAAGGCTTAACAGATGATACTTGTACGGCAAAACGTATTCATTCACCGGAACATCCCTATCTAGAAAACACCATCTCCTCCATGCAAGCAGCGTTCAAGGCCGGTGCTGATATGGTCGAACTGGATATTCAACCGACCAAAGATGGAAAGTTCGTTGTATTTCATGACTGGACGCTCGATTGTCGAACGAACGGAAAAGGCGTAACGAGAGATCATACTTTAGCCGAACTGAAGAAACTCGATATTGGATATGGTTACACCGCCGATGGTGGGAAAACTTTTCCTTTCCGGGGGAAAGGAATTGGTTTGATGCCGTCTCTTGACGAAGTGATGGAGCGTTTTCCCAATCAGTCACTATTGATTCATATCAAAAGCAATGATCCGAATGAAGGTGTTCAACTTGTGGCCTATCTCTCGAAACTGCTAAAGGATCGCCTGATTAAAATCACGGTATATGGTGGAGATGAGCCAGTTGAAACCTTGCATCAACGCCTCCCCGACTTACGGGTCATGTCAAAAGCCACAATAAAGGCTTGCCTCATTCCGTACTTCGCAATCGGATGGACCGGTTACACGCCGGATGCATGCTCCCATACACAATTACATATCCCTGAAAAAATCGGGCCTTGGCTTTGGGGGTGGCCCCATCGCTTCCTTCATCGGATGGAGGAACATGACACCCGTGTCATACTTGTGGCAGGAGGGGGAGGTTACTCCGATGGGTTTGATCGGATGGAGGATATCAAGCGCCTACCTGACCATTACACGGGTGGAATCTGGACCAATTGCATTGATCGAATGGCTCCCTTATTCAACAAAAGATAGGCTTGATAAACTTCGATAGGTCTGTGAATAAACCGTTGGGGATAAGCCACACTGAAGCCTTTGTACAAGGAGTGGTATGAGTGGCTTGGCTCCAACGGTTTGATCCTTTTGACCGCATCCCGATCACCCATTTTCGCCATGAGTTGAATCGGACATTCCAACGTTTTTTCGGGCAGCCTTTCTTGACCGACGGTGATTTCCTCGCAGAGCGCGGGACTTTCATGCCCACTTTCAATGTGGAGGAACATGAGGATCACTATATGGTGGAAGTGGAGGTTCCGGGAATGGATGTCAAGGATGTGAACATCGAGGTACACGGAAACACATTAGTCATCAAAGGGGAAAAACGACGCAAAACCGAACGGGAAAAAGAGGGGCGTGTTCACGTCATGGAGAGCAGCTACGGTGCTTTCCACCGTTCCTTCACCTTGCCGGAAAACGCTGATCCCCAGGGAATTACGGCGAAAAGACGCAACGGCGTCCTCTACATCCGGATTCCCAAAGATCAAACCAAAACACCCGACAGATTGATATCCGGGACGATAACCCGCTTCAGTAACACGTAACGTACAATATTTTCGGCTGTGTACCGTGGCGGAGAAACATACTTACGAGAATCACCCCGAGTCTTACTGTACAGTTGCAAGCCAATGGCGAACATCACTAACTTGATCGGTCCCCTGCTTTGAGAAAATACTTACTCAAAGAAGACTGGTTCCTTGTGATAGGAACCAGTCTTCATGTGTTATCTGTATACTTTCTCCTTTCGTTTATGTTTTCTACCATCCGTTCATCGCCACAATTGATGTATCGTCGGTTCACCATACGCTGCAACAAACTTCTTTCGTTTGTCATCAGTTCTGTAACGGACATGGAGATCTCTCCTCGATGTAGGTTAGATGTGTGTACATTGGGTCTTACGAACGGTTTATATTGGATTGGAAACCTTACAAGATAATAGAGGAAGAAGGTTCTCCATATCCCTGATGATGTTCATGATGATCATGATGTTGACCTCCGCCACAAGCGGT is a genomic window of Polycladomyces subterraneus containing:
- a CDS encoding B3/B4 domain-containing protein; the encoded protein is MITLSAQIQSILPRFRLAAIVYQGITVAPSTGPFRGRFQLFQEHLRMENDTDTIGQIPAIQAMREAFRQAGTSPSRYRPSAEALLRRVLKGENLYTVNSAVDANNFFSLKYRLPFGIYDLSAIDGDIVCDIGGEKDSYQGLNGREIRMDGKILLRDAQGAFGSPYVDSTRTGVTEKTRDCLQIIFAHEVDDDELLTIAKQVSRWFVQLNGGDIADTSVIR
- a CDS encoding FMN-binding glutamate synthase family protein; the encoded protein is MIRFIENLIRSAINDTVDKAITRAIRDQYTENLFEMMPTTQKVGLTNLMEIAMRANQGTPISRPLGSPIHMSPWEKILFNPCHLFRFPTPENVGIHTPVTIGHRAKKPLTISIPIMIAAMSFGGALSKSAKIALARAATAVGTATNSGEAGLLEEERDAAQLFIGQYNRGGWMNEPDKYRRLDAIEIQLGQGAQGSAPQRTTAKNIGVDYREVFGLKKGEDAWIHSRLPGVQSKEDFIRLVRRLRDETGVPVGLKIAATHHLEKELAIAVEAEVDFVTLDGAEGGTHGGSPTLQDDVGLPTLFAISRAMEFFAKKGVIRDINLIATGGLVTPGQMLKAIALGADAVYIGTAALMAMVSEQMVKAVPFEPPTSLIVYTGKMTDRLDIDQAVMNLVRYLNACVHEMEQVAMTLGKTALTDITKSDLCTLDPFLAKATGIPLGTVSPEHQDRFFEEVTPWFQPEQHSVPEKENIHPH
- a CDS encoding HAD family hydrolase, whose product is MTLAYRLLVSDIDGTIANRAKEIADVNRRAVSLYRQSGGQFTLATGRSYAEAKRFINLLNPDLPVILCNGAVLYDPSSDRLTPIAVLQRDVAADVLKQLTGLRLNIDIFVYTSDAVYATQVGPLAQAGMDSEDFHLEIIESFDLLAEVPWIKFVVVADHEEMKQLHAWSKTVTHDVEFVQSSDHYFEVLPPNISKGAALARIAEERGIPSRQIATIGDHLNDLSMLRMAGLSAAVANAHPHVLQTADIVVPSNDEGGVAYLIHQHLLKDMKIQTQAAR
- a CDS encoding Hsp20/alpha crystallin family protein, producing the protein MAWLQRFDPFDRIPITHFRHELNRTFQRFFGQPFLTDGDFLAERGTFMPTFNVEEHEDHYMVEVEVPGMDVKDVNIEVHGNTLVIKGEKRRKTEREKEGRVHVMESSYGAFHRSFTLPENADPQGITAKRRNGVLYIRIPKDQTKTPDRLISGTITRFSNT